A stretch of Brassica napus cultivar Da-Ae chromosome C6, Da-Ae, whole genome shotgun sequence DNA encodes these proteins:
- the LOC106420777 gene encoding probable LRR receptor-like serine/threonine-protein kinase At1g51820 isoform X1, translated as MERHCVFIATFLLILHLVQAQDSTGFINVGCGLPPHESPYNALPTGLSYTSDIGLVNTGKTGRIAKEFEPNYTKPLTTLRYFPDGVRNCYTLNVTRDTKYLIMAKFVYGNYDGLKTDPNFDLYFGPNIWTTVSKNDTREEIIHVTKSNSLQVCLVKTGTSIPFINILELRPLRTTAYVTQSGSLKYLFRVYLSNSRLGIRYPDDIYDRAWFPYFDEKSWTQVTTNLTVNITNNYELPQGVAATGATPLNDAETLNITWDVEPPTAKFYTYLHFAELQTLRANDTREFNTTMNGKYSYGPYTPTPLKIETVLDVKPEECDEGACLLQLVRTSKSTLPPLLNAIEAFTEINFPQMETDGDDVYGIKNVQDSYGLDRISWQGDPCVPIQFLWDGLNCDNSDNSTPPIITSLNLSSSGLIGTITQAIQNLTHLEKLDLSNNNLTGEIPEFLADIKSLLVIDLSGNNITGSVPPSVLQKKGMKLNVDNNPHLLCTGGSCVNIGENKPKKNSIIVPVAASIAALAVLIGAFIMFLVLRKKKASKLEDGRSSQQAIMTKNRRFTYSEVMTMTNNFQRVLGKGGFGIVYHGVVNGTEQVAVKILSHSSSQGYKQFKAEVELLLRVHHKNLVGLVGYCDENDKLALIYEYMANGDLKEHMSGTRNRFLLNWGTRLKIVIDSAQGLEYLHNGCTPPMVHRDVKTTNILLNEHFEAKLADFGLSRSFPTEGGTHVSTVVAGTPGYLDPEYYRTNWLTEKSDVYSFGIVLLEIITNRHVIDQSREKAHIAEWVGLMLIKGDIISIMDPSLNGDYDSGSVWKAVELAMSCLNPSSTRRPTMTQVVIGLKECLASENSRGGASRDMDSKSSIEVSMTFDTDVNPTAR; from the exons ATGGAGAGACATTGTGTGTTCATTGCTACTTTCTTGCTGATACTTCATCTTGTTCAAGCTCAAGATTCAACCG GGTTCATCAATGTGGGTTGCGGTTTACCCCCTCATGAGTCTCCTTACAACGCACTCCCAACCGGTTTATCATATACGTCAGATATCGGTTTAGTTAACACTGGTAAAACCGGTCGAATCGCCAAGGAGTTTGAGCCCAACTACACTAAACCGTTAACGACACTGAGATATTTTCCAGATGGAGTACGTAACTGCTACACTCTCAATGTCACACGCGACACCAAGTACCTGATCATGGCCAAGTTCGTATATGGAAACTACGATGGTCTTAAGACCGACCCAAACTTTGACCTTTACTTCGGTCCGAATATTTGGACAACCGTGTCTAAAAATGATACTAGAGAGGAGATCATCCATGTGACGAAATCTAATTCTCTACAGGTATGTCTTGTTAAGACAGGAACAAGTATACCTTTCATAAATATCTTGGAGCTACGACCATTGCGGACTACTGCGTACGTTACTCAAAGCGGCTCGTTGAAGTACTTATTCAGGGTGTACCTTAGCAACTCCCGTCTTGGTATACG GTATCCAGATGATATCTATGATAGAGCATGGTTTCCATACTTCGACGAGAAGTCATGGACACAAGTAACAACGAATCTAACAGTAAACATTACCAATAATTATGAGTTACCACAAGGGGTAGCAGCAACGGGCGCAACACCTCTAAACGATGCCGAGACATTGAACATTACATGGGACGTAGAGCCTCCTACTGCAAAGTTCTACACCTACTTGCACTTTGCAGAGCTTCAGACTCTACGAGCCAATGATACAAGGGAATTCAACACGACTATGAATGGAAAATATTCATATGGACCTTATACTCCTACACCATTAAAAATCGAAACAGTACTCGACGTAAAACCAGAGGAATGTGATGAAGGGGCATGTCTTTTACAGCTTGTTAGGACATCGAAATCAACTCTTCCTCCTCTACTTAATGCTATTGAGGCTTTCACTGAGATTAATTTCCCGCAAATGGAGACAGATGGAGATGATG TTTACGGTATCAAGAATGTTCAAGATAGTTATGGACTGGATAGAATCAGTTGGCAAGGAGACCCATGTGTGCCCATACAGTTTTTGTGGGATGGTCTAAATTGCGATAACTCGGATAATTCTACTCCACCAATAATAACTTCCTT AAACTTATCTTCAAGTGGACTAATTGGGACTATCACACAAGCAATTCAAAACCTTACTCACCTGGAAAAGTT GGACTTGTCAAATAACAATTTGACCGGGGAAATACCTGAATTTTTAGCTGACATAAAATCACTTTTGGTCAT AGACTTAAGTGGTAATAATATCACTGGCTCAGTCCCTCCTTCAGTTCTTCAGAAGAAAGGAATGAAGTTAAA TGTCGACAACAACCCTCATCTGCTTTGCACAGGTGGTTCATGTGTAAACATTGGAGAGAATAAACCTAAGAAAAATAGTATCATTGTACCCGTGGCTGCATCAATTGCTGCACTAGCCGTTCTTATTGGTGCATTCATCATGTTCCTTGTTCTCAGAAAGAAAAAAGCGTCAAAACTTGAAG ATGGTAGATCATCTCAACAGGCAATAATGACAAAGAATAGAAGATTTACTTACTCAGAAGTTATGACAATGACAAATAACTTCCAAAGAGTCCTCGGTAAAGGAGGGTTTGGAATCGTTTATCATGGTGTTGTGAATGGTACGGAACAAGTAGCTGTTAAGATTCTTTCCCATTCATCATCACAAGGATACAAACAATTCAAAGCTGAG GTAGAACTTCTTCTTAGAGTTCACCACAAGAATTTGGTTGGTCTTGTTGGATATTGTGACGAAAATGATAAGTTGGCTCTCATTTATGAATACATGGCCAATGGAGATTTAAAAGAACATATGTCAG GAACACGTAACCGCTTTCTTTTAAATTGGGGAACAAGACTAAAAATAGTCATCGACTCTGCACAAG GACTTGAGTATTTGCATAATGGTTGTACACCACCAATGGTTCATAGAGACGTCAAAACTACAAACATACTGTTGAATGAACATTTTGAGGCCAAACTTGCTGATTTTGGGCTTTCAAGGTCATTTCCAACTGAAGGTGGAACCCATGTGTCAACAGTTGTTGCTGGAACTCCTGGATATCTAGATCCCGA ATACTATAGAACAAACTGGTTGACAGAGAAGAGTGATGTTTATAGTTTTGGAATAGTATTGTTGGAGATCATCACAAACCGACATGTGATCGATCAAAGCCGTGAAAAGGCACATATTGCAGAATGGGTGGGATTAATGCTTATAAAAGGAGACATAATAAGCATTATGGATCCAAGTCTAAATGGAGATTATGATTCTGGTTCTGTGTGGAAAGCTGTTGAACTAGCAATGTCTTGTCTGAATCCTTCTTCAACGAGAAGACCTACCATGACTCAAGTTGTTATTGGATTAAAAGAGTGTCTTGCATCTGAAAACTCAAGAGGAGGAGCGAGTAGGGACATGGACTCAAAGAGTTCTATAGAAGTGAGCATGACCTTTGATACTGATGTGAACCCAACAGCTCGGTAG
- the LOC106420777 gene encoding probable LRR receptor-like serine/threonine-protein kinase At1g51820 isoform X2 — protein sequence MTKNRRFTYSEVMTMTNNFQRVLGKGGFGIVYHGVVNGTEQVAVKILSHSSSQGYKQFKAEVELLLRVHHKNLVGLVGYCDENDKLALIYEYMANGDLKEHMSGTRNRFLLNWGTRLKIVIDSAQGLEYLHNGCTPPMVHRDVKTTNILLNEHFEAKLADFGLSRSFPTEGGTHVSTVVAGTPGYLDPEYYRTNWLTEKSDVYSFGIVLLEIITNRHVIDQSREKAHIAEWVGLMLIKGDIISIMDPSLNGDYDSGSVWKAVELAMSCLNPSSTRRPTMTQVVIGLKECLASENSRGGASRDMDSKSSIEVSMTFDTDVNPTAR from the exons ATGACAAAGAATAGAAGATTTACTTACTCAGAAGTTATGACAATGACAAATAACTTCCAAAGAGTCCTCGGTAAAGGAGGGTTTGGAATCGTTTATCATGGTGTTGTGAATGGTACGGAACAAGTAGCTGTTAAGATTCTTTCCCATTCATCATCACAAGGATACAAACAATTCAAAGCTGAG GTAGAACTTCTTCTTAGAGTTCACCACAAGAATTTGGTTGGTCTTGTTGGATATTGTGACGAAAATGATAAGTTGGCTCTCATTTATGAATACATGGCCAATGGAGATTTAAAAGAACATATGTCAG GAACACGTAACCGCTTTCTTTTAAATTGGGGAACAAGACTAAAAATAGTCATCGACTCTGCACAAG GACTTGAGTATTTGCATAATGGTTGTACACCACCAATGGTTCATAGAGACGTCAAAACTACAAACATACTGTTGAATGAACATTTTGAGGCCAAACTTGCTGATTTTGGGCTTTCAAGGTCATTTCCAACTGAAGGTGGAACCCATGTGTCAACAGTTGTTGCTGGAACTCCTGGATATCTAGATCCCGA ATACTATAGAACAAACTGGTTGACAGAGAAGAGTGATGTTTATAGTTTTGGAATAGTATTGTTGGAGATCATCACAAACCGACATGTGATCGATCAAAGCCGTGAAAAGGCACATATTGCAGAATGGGTGGGATTAATGCTTATAAAAGGAGACATAATAAGCATTATGGATCCAAGTCTAAATGGAGATTATGATTCTGGTTCTGTGTGGAAAGCTGTTGAACTAGCAATGTCTTGTCTGAATCCTTCTTCAACGAGAAGACCTACCATGACTCAAGTTGTTATTGGATTAAAAGAGTGTCTTGCATCTGAAAACTCAAGAGGAGGAGCGAGTAGGGACATGGACTCAAAGAGTTCTATAGAAGTGAGCATGACCTTTGATACTGATGTGAACCCAACAGCTCGGTAG
- the LOC106420613 gene encoding probable LRR receptor-like serine/threonine-protein kinase At1g51860 isoform X2, translated as MVESILYILHDLTAPGPPSASPGVAKSETRSSNPSIISKDRRITYSEVLKMTNNFERVLGKGGFGTVYHGNLDDAQVAVKMLSHSSAQGYKEFKAEVELLLRVHHRHLVGLVGYCDDGDNLALIYEYMANGDLRENMSGKRGGNVLTWENRMQIAVESAQGLEYLHNGCRPPMVHRDVKTTNILLTERYGAKLADFGLSRSFPIDGECHVSTVVAGTPGYLDPEYYRTNWLSEKSDVYSFGVVLLEIVTNQPVIDKTRERPHINEWVGFMLTKGDIRSIIDPKLMGDYDTNGAWKIVELAMACVNPSSNQRPKMAHVVMELNECVALEIARRQGSQEMYSNNSVDFSLSEFAPGAR; from the exons ATGGTCGAATCCATCCTCTACATTTTGCATGATTTAACAGCTCCAGGACCCCCATCAGCCAGTCCCGGTGTAGCTAAAAGTGAGACAAGATCATCCAATCCATCAATCATATCAAAGGACCGCAGGATCACGTACTCCGAGGTACTTAAGATGACTAATAACTTCGAGAGGGTTCTTGGCAAAGGAGGGTTTGGAACAGTGTACCATGGAAACTTGGATGATGCTCAAGTAGCAGTGAAAATGCTCTCTCATTCATCAGCTCAAGGTTACAAAGAATTCAAAGCAGAG GTGGAGCTTCTTTTAAGAGTTCACCACAGACATTTGGTGGGACTTGTTGGGTACTGTGATGACGGAGATAACTTGGCTCTCATCTATGAATACATGGCAAATGGAGACCTGAGGGAAAACATGTCCG GAAAACGCGGAGGCAATGTCCTAACATGGGAAAACAGGATGCAAATAGCTGTAGAGTCAGCTCAAG GATTGGAGTATCTGCACAATGGATGTAGGCCTCCTATGGTCCATAGAGATGTGAAAACTACCAACATCTTGTTGACTGAGCGGTACGGAGCAAAACTAGCTGACTTTGGTCTCTCGAGATCCTTCCCTATCGATGGTGAATGTCATGTCTCCACAGTGGTTGCAGGCACACCAGGCTATCTAGACCCTGA GTACTACAGAACAAATTGGCTAAGCGAGAAGAGTGATGTGTACAGCTTTGGGGTAGTGCTACTAGAGATAGTCACAAACCAGCCTGTGATAGATAAAACTCGAGAGAGACCTCATATTAATGAATGGGTTGGGTTCATGCTCACCAAAGGAGACATCAGGAGCATCATTGACCCGAAACTGATGGGAGACTATGACACAAACGGTGCTTGGAAGATCGTAGAGCTGGCTATGGCTTGTGTGAACCCCTCTTCGAACCAGAGACCAAAAATGGCACACGTTGTGATGGAGCTAAACGAGTGTGTGGCCTTGGAAATTGCAAGGAGACAGGGTAGTCAAGAGATGTACTCAAATAATTCGGTTGACTTTAGTCTCTCTGAGTTTGCCCCTGGAGCTAGATAA
- the LOC106420613 gene encoding probable LRR receptor-like serine/threonine-protein kinase At1g51860 isoform X1: protein MVESILYILHDLTAPGPPSASPGVAKSETRSSNPSIISKDRRITYSEVLKMTNNFERVLGKGGFGTVYHGNLDDAQVAVKMLSHSSAQGYKEFKAEVELLLRVHHRHLVGLVGYCDDGDNLALIYEYMANGDLRENMSGKHFHCMILILTETISFHCLRHSKIGTGKRGGNVLTWENRMQIAVESAQGLEYLHNGCRPPMVHRDVKTTNILLTERYGAKLADFGLSRSFPIDGECHVSTVVAGTPGYLDPEYYRTNWLSEKSDVYSFGVVLLEIVTNQPVIDKTRERPHINEWVGFMLTKGDIRSIIDPKLMGDYDTNGAWKIVELAMACVNPSSNQRPKMAHVVMELNECVALEIARRQGSQEMYSNNSVDFSLSEFAPGAR, encoded by the exons ATGGTCGAATCCATCCTCTACATTTTGCATGATTTAACAGCTCCAGGACCCCCATCAGCCAGTCCCGGTGTAGCTAAAAGTGAGACAAGATCATCCAATCCATCAATCATATCAAAGGACCGCAGGATCACGTACTCCGAGGTACTTAAGATGACTAATAACTTCGAGAGGGTTCTTGGCAAAGGAGGGTTTGGAACAGTGTACCATGGAAACTTGGATGATGCTCAAGTAGCAGTGAAAATGCTCTCTCATTCATCAGCTCAAGGTTACAAAGAATTCAAAGCAGAG GTGGAGCTTCTTTTAAGAGTTCACCACAGACATTTGGTGGGACTTGTTGGGTACTGTGATGACGGAGATAACTTGGCTCTCATCTATGAATACATGGCAAATGGAGACCTGAGGGAAAACATGTCCGGTAAACACTTCCACtgcatgattttgattttgactgAAACTATCTCCTTCCACTGTTTAAGACATTCAAAAATTGGCACAGGAAAACGCGGAGGCAATGTCCTAACATGGGAAAACAGGATGCAAATAGCTGTAGAGTCAGCTCAAG GATTGGAGTATCTGCACAATGGATGTAGGCCTCCTATGGTCCATAGAGATGTGAAAACTACCAACATCTTGTTGACTGAGCGGTACGGAGCAAAACTAGCTGACTTTGGTCTCTCGAGATCCTTCCCTATCGATGGTGAATGTCATGTCTCCACAGTGGTTGCAGGCACACCAGGCTATCTAGACCCTGA GTACTACAGAACAAATTGGCTAAGCGAGAAGAGTGATGTGTACAGCTTTGGGGTAGTGCTACTAGAGATAGTCACAAACCAGCCTGTGATAGATAAAACTCGAGAGAGACCTCATATTAATGAATGGGTTGGGTTCATGCTCACCAAAGGAGACATCAGGAGCATCATTGACCCGAAACTGATGGGAGACTATGACACAAACGGTGCTTGGAAGATCGTAGAGCTGGCTATGGCTTGTGTGAACCCCTCTTCGAACCAGAGACCAAAAATGGCACACGTTGTGATGGAGCTAAACGAGTGTGTGGCCTTGGAAATTGCAAGGAGACAGGGTAGTCAAGAGATGTACTCAAATAATTCGGTTGACTTTAGTCTCTCTGAGTTTGCCCCTGGAGCTAGATAA